TTGATCAGTACCTGCAGGACGCCCCCGAGACGGACTCGAACGACGGGGACGAGTCCAACGCGGGGCTGGACGATTACTACGTCGGCTCGACGGTCCTCGGCTTCGCGCTGCTGCTCGGCGCGGTGCTCGAACTACCGTTCACGACGTTCCTCTCGGGAATCGCGCTGAGCGCCTGTATCCTGCTGCTGTTTACGGTATCGACGATCAAACGACTCCTCGAGTGATATCTGGAATCGCCCCCTACTACGTACGGCGTGTTTCTCGAGCCGACTCAGACGAGCAGTACGACCGCGAGGAGCGCGACCGCCAGCCCCGACGTAACCAGTGCTGTGAGTCCCGCGAGTCGAACGAGTCTCCGGAGTCCCAGCCCGCTCGAGCCGTTCCTGTTGGCGGCGTCCGATCGGACCGTTCGGCGGTCGACGAGCCCCTGTTCCGCGTCAAACTCGACGTGGCCCGTCGCGTCGAGTTCCGGAAGGCGATACTGGTGGAGTTGCTCGTGCACGGCCGCCCACGTTTCCACTGAGGGTCGAGCCGGGTGGATCAGTTCGTCGGCGACTTCGTCGACGGTGACAGGCGTCTCCATCCCGTCCAGAACGGACAACAACTCGGTATTGGAGTCCGGGACGAACTCGGTCGCGGAGTCGGCGTTCGAGAGGTCGGTCGATGGGTCCCGGTAGATGGTGACACCCGAAACCGTCTCGGCTTCGGCGTCGCCGGGCCCGTCTTCGGACGGCTCCGACGGTGTCGCGCACAACCAAGACGGCGTCAGACGCATATTCCGCGGTAGTCTTGCGTGGTATATAAGTATTGTTACGGTTGAGCTGGGCAAACGATTTGTCGTAGGCCTAAATGAGTGGAAACGACTGTTCGAGTCGTTAAAAGTGAGGATACCAGCGGCCGAAATCTGTGCCAACAGTCAAACAGTCGCGAATTCCGGCGGGGCGAGCCACGGAAGCGACGCCTCGGACGGCGCGGTCCAGCACTCGAGCCACGTTCGGAGATCGACGAGCCGCAGCTTGTGTCTGACCGGCAGGTCGTGGACGTGCTCGAGGTCGTCCAGGTACCGCTGGTCGAACTCGTAGCGGTCGAACAGCGTCCGGCGATCGGGCCACGGCGGCTGGAACGACTCGAGAAGCGGCGTCTTCCGACGGACGAAGCGTTCGACCTCGTTGAGAATCGTTTCGTCGTGTGGCCGGTCCGGCGGTCTGTGTCGCAGGATGTCGTCGTCGACCCGCGTACAGGCCTCGAGGAACGTCTCCGTCGTGCGGTGTTCCGGCGGCGCTCGAAGGTGCCAGTCGAGTAGTTCGCGGTCGATGGCGGGAAACGACGCCACGAACTGGTCGGCCAAGTGCGTGTGAAACGGCATCGAGGGCTGGTTCGAAATCCCGACGCAGGTCAGCGCGTTCTGGACGGAGTCCGCGCGGGCGTCCTGCGCGTCGAGTTCGTCGGCGATCGCGTCCCTGACGAACGTCTCCGGATCGACGCCGAACGACGTTCGTTCGGCGAGGTCGCGACTGGCGTCTCGGCTGTAGCCGAAGGTATCGAGCAGTTCCTCGACCGGATCGGGATCGGGTTCGAGTCGACCGGTCGGAATGCGCTTGTCGAGGACGTCGACGGTCTTCTCGGCGGTGAAGTGGCCGCGAAGGAACGTATCACAGAGCAGTCCGTGATACATCGTGTCGACGGCCATCTCGTCGGCGTAGCCGGCGTGGTGGATGTGCAGTGATTCCTTGATTCCCTGCGAGTAGCGGACCTTCGATTCGTCGGGGCGGAGATACCGTTCGTCCGGCGGAAACGCCGTGTGAGCCGCCCCGTACTGGTCGGCGAGCTGACCCGCGACCTCGACTTCCCGAGCGTCCGGCGCGCCAACGGTGAAACTCCGCTCGATCTCGGGAATCCCCGTGAGAAGGACCCGCGAGTCGTAGCCCGCAGACAGGAGGAGACCTTTGGTTCCGGGTAGCATCGAACGCCGCCGAAACGCCCGCTCGAGGCGCTCGGCGAGCTCGCCGACGTAATCGAACGACTCCGAACGGTAGACGAACCGCTTGAGGGGTTCGATCGAGTCGGCCTCGAGCGCGCTGTCGATGGGCAGTCGACGCAGTTCCGAGACGGCGGTCTTCTCACCGAGGGCCACGCCGAGGTGGAGGAATTCGAGAACGCCGTCTCGATTAACCGTCGGCTCGGGGACCGTGCGCCCGACTTCGGCGGCGTCGGTTCCGAAGACGCGAGTTCCCGGCGCGTCGGTGTAAAAGCACTCGCGAGACCGGACGGGATCCGTCGCGACGAACGCGTCGCCCCTGTCGGCGTCGACGAGGGCCAGATACGACCCGTTGAGCAAGTCCAAGGCATCGCGGCCCACGTTCTTGTAGCGCTCGAGCAGCCAGCGCGCGGCGTTTGACTCGTCGCCCGGGACGTACGCTTCGCCCCAGACGACACACCGTTCGTCGCCGTCCGCGTAGCTGGCGGTCCAACCGGGCGCGCCGAGCGCGTCGTCTCTGATGCCGACGGTGACGGACGGTCCCGTCAGTACCCGATCGAATTCGTCGCTCGCTCTGTGTCGCTCGAACGTCTCTCTGTCGCCGAATACGCCGAAGAGTTCCCTGTTCATCGAAGACCACCGTCGCGACGCGCGATCGAGAGGACGGACGCCGAGTCGACCAACGACGGTCGACCGGCGGTTCGCTCGTCCACGTCGCCTCGACCGCGCACGCGGCTCTCCTCTCTTCCACCGAGACGACAATTACTATGCCATTGTTAAGGGCTAAAACGCCCGTATAGCGGCGATCTAGGCAACCGGAGATTTCGGCCTATCGGATCCATAATAATGGGCTGACTGTCGGTAACTTCGGGTCGACAATGTCACAGCAGCGACCAACCCGCCGACGAGTTCTCGCACTCTCGAGCGCAGCCGCGGCCGCCGGCCTCGCGGGATGTACCGATCAACTCAGTTCGGTCCTCGGCGGATCGGACGACGATTCGGAGGAGGAAGAGACGGACGACGAGTCGTCCGGACAGGCGGCGGCGCTGGCCGACGGCGTTCCGTCGCTCGAGACGGAGTACAACAGCCGCGAGCAGTACAGCCAGCCCGGCGAGTCGTTCGACGACTTCAGCGACCTCTCCGAGTGGGAGGTCACCCAGGGGTCGGGAAGCGCCGACCAGGAAATCGTCTTCAACGGCGACCAGAGCCTCAAACTGGAGTCGAACGGCGAGGAAAACATCGTCGCCCAACTGGACGTGTCGGACAAGGACTTCACCGATACGGACTTCTCGTTTGCGATCCGGACGACGACTCCACAAAGCATCACGATCAACCTGCGGCTGGTCGACCAGTTCGGCGGCTGGAAAGCGTACTCGCTGCGGGAGATCACCTGCCGGAGCCCGGACGTCGCCTGGTTCCGCTCGAGTCCGGGCGTCTTCTCACAGAGCGACTACGAGCCCTCGCTCGACGCCCTGGATCGCCTCGAGATTCAGGTTTTGCACACCATGGACCAGGCCGAGGTCTGGATCGACGACCTGCGGACCCACGACAAGCCCGAACAGGGGTACGTCATGCTGACCTGGGACGACGGCACCCGCGACTATTACGAGACGGCCGCGCCGATGCACGACGAGTACGGGTTCCCGGCCGTTCAGGCCCCCGTACCGCGCTGGGTCGAACGAAACGACGGTGACAGCGTAACGGTTGCGGAGCTTCAGGAACGTCAGGACGCTGGCGACCAGATCGTCGTCCACGGGACCCACAGCCCGATCCACGAACTCGACGACGAAGAGCGGATCCGGAACCGCTTCAAGCACGACAAGCAGTGGTACATCAACAAGGGGTTCGAGGGCGCAGACTACATCGTCTACCCGCACAACAGTTACGATAAGACGAGCCTCGAGATCGCGTCCGACTACCACTACTGCGGCGGCTTCAACCAGTCCGGTAATATCAACACGACCAGCGTCTACGGCTTCGACCCGCTGGCGCTACCGCGGACGATCGGCCACGACCTGGACATCGCGAAACGGTGCGTCAATCGCGCCGCCAAGCACCGCCAGTGTACGATTCTGAACTTCCACGCGTTCTCCGAACAGAACACGATGTCCGAAACCAACTACGCGGAACTGCTCGAGCACATAGACAACGCTAACGTCGAGGTTATCACGTTCGACGATCTCTGGAAGCACCGGACCGAACAGTTCTACTGAGCCCGCGTCGTTTGTTGATTCCATTCTTGCGGTAACGAACGGTTCTATCCCAGCCCTCGTCCGGAGAGGAAGCCCGCAGTAGCGCGAGTTCCGGACCGATCAGTTCGTCGAGAGCGTGATCGAGTCGGTGTCGGTCGCACCGTCAGCGGTAGTCACGCGCAACACGATCGTGTCGCGGACGTTCGTACCGACCGTCACCGTGATCGTCTCACCGGTCTTGTCGAACTGCGCCGTCTGGCCGACGTCCCACTCGTAACGGACGATCTCGCCGCCGCGCGCCTTCGATCCCGACGCGTCGAGTTGGACCGTCTGCCCGGACTCGAGCGCCGACCCGACGAAGTTCCGGGGACAGGCGGTAATGGACGCGACGGGCGCTTCCGCCGCCGTCTCGTCTTCGGCGGACTCGTTCTCGTCGGCCTCCGCTTCGTCAGTCGCGTCCTCCTCGTTCGTCTCGTCTTCCCCGGCCTCGCCGTCGTCCGTCTCGTTCTCGTCGGCACCGTCGTCCGACTCGTTCTCGTCAGCGCCGTCATCCGACTCGTTCTCGTCAGCGCCGTCATCCGACTCGTTCTCCTCGGAACCGTCGTCCGTCTCGTTCTCCTCGGAACCGGAGTTCCCGTCGGCCGCCTCGAGTCGGAGATCGTCCGTCAGCAGCCGCTCGACGATCGCCGAGTGCCACTGCACGCGGGTCTCGAGGGGGACGCCGGTCGAGAGCGTCTCCGCGAGGAACGCGTCGGCACCGAGGTCGCGAGCGGCCTTGTGGACGAGCAGTCCCCTCGGGTCGTTGTCGGGACTGGAGAACGGCCCGGTCTGAAACGCGAGCGCCTGGTCGTCGACGTAGTTCCGGGTGACGTACTCGGCCGCATCGGCCGCGGCCGCGGCGGCTTCGCCGTCGGAGTGGAAGATCGCCTGCCCGACGCCGTCAACGGGATCGTTCGCGTAGATGCCCGTCGACTCGTGGAGGTCGATCACAACGTCCGGATCGTACTCGACGACGACGCTCCAGAGCGCTCTGGCGAGGTCGGTCCCCGGCTCGCGCCCCTCCAGGAATTGTCGATTGAGGTCGACGCCGTCGTCGGCGGTCCGCGTCCCGTTCTCGACCGCGGCCGCGTTCGCTTTGGGGATGGTGACGAGAGTTCCGGCGCCGATCTCCCAGTCGGCGATCGCACCCGTCGCCGTATAGCCCGCGACCTCGTTACCGTGGACGCCGCCGATGACGACGACCGTCGGGCCGTCGACGTCCGCGCTCGTGACGTAGACCGTCGTCTCCTCGGCCGTTCCCTCGCGAATCGTGAAGGACTCCCGTGATGTTCCGTCCGCCTGTGCCCCATCGACTGCCGTCGCGCCGGCGCCAGCGATTGCGCAGGCGCCCGCGAACGACAGTACCGATCGTCGTGAAAGCGCATTCCGCTGCATTCCACCGCCCGATTCGGAATAGGACGTGTTTACTATCGCGAGAATAACGTCAGCAGATATTCTTTTTCTTCTTTCGAAACCGTCGTGAAACGGTTGTAAAGAGCGAATCAGTTCGGGAGACTCGAGGTAGTTGGCGGCCCGTTCGAAGCCGTTACCGAACGCCGTGTTGCTCGTAGAACCGCCGGACGCGGTCGTCGGTCAGCAAGGGTCCGTGGACCTGAATGGATTTGAGGCCGGGGTAGCTGTTTGCTTCGATGACGGTGAAGCCGCCGTCGTCGTCGGTTACGATAACGTCCCAGCCGACGTACGGAAGGTACGAGCAAGCGTCGGCCATCTCGAGGATCCGCGATCGAATCCGCTGCCAGCCGGGGATCTGTTTCCCTTCGATCGCCATCCCGGTGTCCGGGTGCTCCGAGTGCCACTCGACGCCGTCGCCATCACCGTCGGGGGGTTGCGCGCCCGGGCCGAGCTCGCCCGTCCTGCGGTCGATCGACGCGGAGAGGCCGCCCTGCGTGAAATTGTCCAGCGGCGCGGAGTCCGTCGTGCCGATCCGCTGGATCGCCGCGGCGATGAACGGTTCGTCGAGGACGTCGTCGTACATCGTGATCAGCCGGATCGTGTTCGGCGTCGCCGGGTACAGCGCGGCCGGGAACGTTCCCTGGTCGACGAACTCGCAGACGAGGTAGTCCTCGAGATCGGCGACCAGCGATCGGAACTCCGCCTCGGCGTAGCGGTCGCCGTCGACCCGGTAGCCGTCGTCGACGCGCGAACACAGCATGACGTTGTTTCCGCCGCCGCCGTGGACCCACTTGAGGACCAGCCGCCCCTCGACCTCGAGTCGGTCGACGACTCGCTGGGCGGCGTTTCTCGTCTCCGTCCGCGGTGACGGCCGGGCCGGCTCGGACGCCGGTTCGCCGACGCCGATCGGCTCCGGGACCGTCGGCCCCCCGTCAGCTATCTCGCGGCCGCGTCGGCCGTCGACGGGATGGTAGGTCCCGTCGCGGAGCAGTCCGTAGACGGTCATCCGCTCGGCGTCGAACGGCTGCATGAGCCGGTGAAAGAGGAGCTTGTTCGAGAGGGCCACCGACCACGTCCCGTTGATGCGTTTCGTGCGCACGAACCGCTCGTAGTCGCTCACGTAGTCGCGGTAGTTCTCCGAGTCGAGGTCGTAGACCGCGTCGGATCTGCTCAGGAAGCCGCGCCGCCAGAGCCAGAGGCGTCGGCGAAGCGGTCGCGAGACGTCCGACTCGTACTCGGTCCCGACGAGTCCCTGCACCGCCCTGGCCGTGTGGTAGAGCGTTCTGACGTTCACGGATGAGCCCGCAACGCGGTTCCTGTTAGTTATCGAACTACCAAGACAGTTGCAGTCAGAGCGCGGACGATGTGACCAACAGAAATCGTGCAGATCGGCGGGCTCCCCGCTCGAGAAGCGGAGATAGGGCGGTGCGGCTACTCGGTCAGTACGCGACGGACGATCGCGGTCCGCTCGACTGCCGTCACGGCGAGGACGCCGAGGACGAGCGCGATCGTTGCGACGATCGGGAGCGGGCGCCGTCGGACGCCGCTTCCGGCGGCCCAGCAGAGGCCGGGATACTGCCGCGCGGACGCGGCGGCGCCGCGCAGGTACCACAGCCCGCGGAGGAGACGCCCCTCGGAGAGGTAGGCCTTCGCGACGACGAGCCGGTGGGCGGCGCGGATCTCGTACCCCTCGGCTTCGAACCGTTCGACCTCGTCCTCGTAGATCGAAAGGTACTGCTCGCTGGCCGCTCGGATGACGGCCGCCGGCGGCTGGCCCGTCTCCTCGCGGACGACCAGCGGTTCGTCGACGTACGCGAGCTTGCCCGCCTTGAGCACTCGCAGGCAGAATTCGGGATCCTGGAACCGGTCGAGTTCCTCGTCGAAACCGCCGATCTCGCGGGCGACGTCGGTCCGGACGAGCAGGGTCGAGCCGGCGCCCGGCTGCACCTCGTCGGCCAGGATCGGCCCGATCAGCTCCTCGCCGCCCTCTCGGACGGGTTCGTCGTCCGATCGCGCGAGCGCGGACGCGGCGACCCCGCGGAGGCGGTCGTTCGCCCCCGACAGTTCGTAGGTCGAGTCGCAGTAGACGCCGACCCACTCCTCGGATCGCCCCTCGAGGGCGGCGAGTTGCGCCTCGAGTTTCTCGGGGCGCCACTCGTCGTCGGAGTCGAGGAAGGCCACGTACTCGCCGCGGGCGTGCTCGATTCCGGTGTTCCGGGCCACGTTGGCCCCCTGGTTGGTCGCGTGGACGACGGGCCGAACCCGGGGATCGTCGTAGTCGGCGAGCACGGACGGCGTCTCGTCGGTCGAACCGTCGTCGACGACGACGACCTCGAGGTCGTCGATCGTCTGCGCGAGCGCGCTGTCGATCGCGCGCGGAAGCGTCTCGGCTCTGTCGTAAGTCGGGATCACGACGCTGACTCGTGGCATTTCTCCCACCTCCGGACGGTCGAGTCATTATTATCGCGTCGCTAAACGCCGGGGACGGCGGCGACACCGGACGACTCGACTCGAGTCGATCGCGCCGGACTCGGGACGCGCGAATCGAGGCCCGTCGCGACCCGAACCGGGGCGGCTCGCCGCCTAACAGCTGTATAAGAAAGGCCGACAGGTTCGTCGACCCGGTCAATGACCCACCGGAACAGACGACCGCTCGTGCCACCTGGTGGCACTGTGAGGGCGAACAGATTCGCCGACGATCGCACGGAGACGGCGCGGGACGCCGCCCTGACCGCCCCGCCGGAGGGCCGCTGATGTACCGCGGAGCCACGGTCGGCGTCGTGATGCCGGCGTACGACGAGGAGGGGTTCGTCGGCGACGTGATCCGCGAAATGCCCGACTACGTCGATCGGATCTACGCCATCGACGACCGCTCGACCGACGGGACCTGGAACGAGATCCTCGAGGCGGCCCGCGACGACGCCGACGCGAACGCGGGACGCGACGCGGCCGACGACGCGGCGCTCGTGACCGACGGCGGCGCGTCCGTGCTGACCGAACGGGCGTCGGTTCAGGACGCGATCGGACGGGTCGTCCCGATCCGCCACCGCGAGAACCGCGGCGCCGGCGGAGCGATCAAAACCGGCTATCTCGCCGCGCGCGCCGACGGCGTGGACGCGACCGTGACGGTCGACGCCGACGGACAGATGGACCTCTCGCAGATGCCGCGACTGCTCGATCCGCTCGTCGAGAACGAGGCCGACTACGCGAAGGGGAACCGTCTCCTCTCGCGAGAGTACCGCGCGGCGATGCCGCGGTTTCGGTTCGTCGGGAACGCGATCCTCTCGTTCCTGACCAAGATCGCCTCCGGCTACTGGAAGACGATGGACCCCCAGAACGGGTACACGGCCATCTCCGGCGACGCCCTCGAGGCGATCGATCTCGAGCACCTCTACGAGTACTACGGCTACTGCAACGACCTGCTGGTGAAACTGAACGTCCACGGAATGCGCGTCGCGGACGTGGCGATGCCGGCCGTCTACGGCGACGAGGAGTCGAGCATCACGTACTCGGAGTACATCCCGAAGGTGTCGACCATGCTCCTGCGGAACTTCCTCTGGCGGCTGAAAACGAAGTATCTCGTGCTCGATTTCCACCCGCTGGCGTTCTTCTATCTCGTCGGCGCCGGACTGGCCGCGACCGGCGTCCTCGCCGCCGCCGTGACGCTGTTCGCGACGCTCGCGACGGTCGGTCCGTCGGTGCAGGGGTCGACGACCGTGTTCCTGCTCGTCGCCGGCATCGCGTTCCTCCTGTTCGCAATGGTGTTCGACATGGCCGAGAGCGAACACCTCGAGCGGCAGGTCCGCTAGCCCCGTTCGTCGTCGCGATCGCTCGTCGCGTCTCCAGTTCCGTTGTCGTGATTCGCCCAGCCGTCCGGTTTCTGCTTCCGTCGCTGTTCGCCGTTCTCGAGTTCACTTCGCGTCGGGTTCCGGCCCGTCGGTCCGCAGTGTAACTAGTTCTCAATCGGCCGAAGAATCAACTCGATCGGAGATCCGAATACTACACTCGACGGTCGCAATCGACCAATCGGCTGCACCCGCTCGAGCGGGTCGTCCGAGGAATAGCAACGGCGTTCCGCGCGAATCGGGATCGAACCCGGTCGGTCGCATTCGCTCCGCCGACCGATCAGGATCAGGGAAGGAGACTCTGGATGCCGGGGCCGAGGATACCCAGCGCGAGTCCGGAAACGAACAGCGACAACCCGGCGACGAACAGCAGGCTCTGAAGCCAGCTTCGCGTTTCGCCGTCCTCGTCCCCTTCGCCCTCGAACGACACCTGTATCGCGGCCGCCCGGGAGCCGATGGGATCGGGAAACGCCGAGAGGATCTCGAACGGTTCGGACGGGTCCAGCGCGCCGACCAGCAGCGCGAAGCCGACGAAGATCCCGAACCCGACCGGCGGGACCACCGCGAGCGCGAGCCACGGGTTCGTGATCACCGTCGCGAGGGCGACGATGGGACCGGCCGCGAGGACGGTCGTCAACGCCGCTCGAGCGAGTCGCGCGTCGGCGAGCGGATCGAAACCGACGCGACGGGCGCTCCAGCAGTGGCAGACGAACATCGTCCCGTAGCCGATACTGGTGGCGACGGCCGCACCGTGCATCCCGTAGCGCGGAATGAGCGCGGCGTTGAGGACGACGTTGAGCAGTGCCGCTACGCCGGTGGCCGCGATCGGATACCGGAGGTTCCCTTTGCCCTGCGAGACCGCGAGGATCGGTCGGGCGAGCGCGAACCCGAGCGCCCCCGGCAGCAACAACAGGAGGGGTTCGATCGCCGGAACGGCTTCGTCGCCGAAGTAAATGGGCACGGCGACGTCGGCCAGCGCCGCCAGCCCGACCGCCATGACGGCCGTCAGGAGGAACGTGTATCGCGTCGCCCGCGACGCCAGTTTCGAGATCTTTCGGCGGCGGTTCTGGGACCACAGCTCCGACGTCGAGTGGACGAAGACGGTCTGGACCGCCAGCGGGACGAACCAGAGGAACTCGGCCAGCGCCAGCGCCGCCTTGTAGTTCCCCACGTCCGCGCTCGTCCGGAACCGCTGGAGCATCACGATGTCGATGTGGTACAGCGACATCAGCAGGAACACGAGCACGATGCTCATCGTGTTGAACGTGAGCATCTGCTTGCGCGGGAACCGTTCGGTCGGCGTACTCGAGAGACACGACAGCGGAACTCGGCGGTTGACGATGGCCAGTCCGGCGACGGCCACGAGCAGACTCGCGACCAGATGGCCCGCGAGGACCCCCATCACGCCGACCCCGACGTACGCCAGCGGGACGGCGATGACGACGAACGCGACCGTATCGAGGATCTTCAGCGGCTCCGAGTAGCGCTCGAGGCCGAAGCCCATCAGCGTCTTTCGGGCGTAGTCGCGAAACTGCGCCGTCACGACGAGGGCGGCGAGCGCGTAGAAGTAGATCGCGAACCCGTCGCCGAACGCGCGGTCGACAATTCCCAATCGGGCGGCGAGTATCAACAGGAAAGCGCCGACGGCGGCGAGACCGATGGCCAGCCGAAAGTAGAAGCCGACGACGTGTTCGCTCCAGTTCGCGTCGTTGCGATCCTCCGCGAGGAACTTCCGGACGCCGTCGGTGACGCCGGAGCTCACGAAGATCATGTAGATGGCGAACACGGACAGCAGGAACGCGTAGTCCCCGTACTCCGACGGGCCGAGAAACCGATAGAGGAGCGGCGTCGAGAGGGCAGTGAGGAGCTGCACGACGACCTTCACACTGACGACCGAGAAGACGCCGCTCGCGATACTTCGATTCACGCTCTCACCGGGGAGCGTCCGTGCTGAGGGTCGGCGGCTCCCCTCGCCGACGCCCGTTCAGCATCCAGCGTGCTCACAGTAGTGCGACGTAGCGACGGCGAAGACTTATTATACGGGTGTTAAACCCCGGTGAGTGGCCGACACAGCCGATCTCCGTCCTCGCAAGGGTGACCGTCTCGACTATTCGATCGTGTTCTCCCAGGTCGTGACGCCGCTCGCGCCGAGGTCGCGGATCCCGCCCGCGAGGCGATTCTTCTTGAGGGTCGGGTTCTCCGCGGACGCGTAGAGACAGACGGCTTCCTCGCCGCCCGTCGACTCGAGGTCGGAGTCGCGAACGAGCGCGTCGGTCCCGACGTCGAGGTACGGATACTGGCTGGCGCGCAGTTCGCTCTTGTAGACGGTCAGGTCCGCGCCCGTGTTGACGATGGCGTTCCGGTCGGTCCCGTCGCGACCCTCCTGGGTGACCGAGATGTGACTGAACCGGCAGTTGTCCCGTTCACAACGGATCCCGTCGCGGAAGCCGCTGGCGTCGCCGGATCGGCCCGAGATCGTGAGGTGTTCGGCGAGGATCCGCTCGGATCTGTCGCTGTCGCGGATCCACAGCGGGTAGCCGCCCGCGGTCTCGTGGCTGATCGACGTGTCTGCGATCGTCGTCTCGCCGCAGTCGGGCGAGAGGACGATGCCGTGGTTGACGTTCGACCCGCGGATCCGAACCTCGGTGTTCTTGATCCGAGCCTTTTCGCAGGTGTTCATCACCGAAATCGCGTGGCTCGTCGGCATCGGCGAGGTGATATCGACGAGTGCACCGTAGATTTCGATGTCCCGACCTTTCTCGATCCGGATTCCGCGCTGGGATCGATCCTCCGGTCGCGACTCGTCGACCTCGACCGTCGGCCACCGAATCACGCTGTTCGCGCCGCCGACGCGGATGTTCGCTCCGTTACTGTTCCGGTAGAGACCGCCGCTGACTACGATCTGTCCCTCGCTGCCCGCCGCGTAGAGCCCGTTGTTCGGGAAGCCGCCAAGCCAGCAGTGTTTGAACTCGAGGGTACCCGCGTTCTGGTTGGCCTCGATCCCGATCGGGCCGCGCCAGCGCTCGCCCGCGTTCGGCGTGTTCTCGACCCACGCGCCGCCGTCCGGCGCCCGAAACCGCTCAACGAGTCCCGTCCCGTCGGGATCGGTGATATTGAACAGTCCCGGACCCCACGTCCCGCTGTCGTGCTGGCCGCGAACGGTGATGTCGCGCACCTCGAGCCGATCGGAGACGTAGGCTTCGATCGCTCGGATCCCGGTATCGGGGGCCGTCTGATCGACCTTGAACCCCTCGAATCGGAGGCGACTGCCGGGGTTGTAGGTGACGCCGAGACGGAACAGCCGAAACTGCGGGCCGTCGAAGGCGTGGTAATCCGCCGGGACGAGCGTCGCGTCGTCGCCGACGAAGCCGATGTTCTCGAAGCCCGTGTATCTGAACTGCTCGTCCATGTAGTAGCGCCCCTCCGGGAAGACGAACAGCGTGTCGTCGGCGCGCAGGTCCTCGAGGACGGGCGTGATCGATTCCGTTCCGGTGTTGTCCGCGCCGGCCTCGACGACGTCGACGACGTTCTCGTACTCGTCGTGGTATTCCTCGTACGGGGCCGCCGCGCTCGAAGCGCCGGCGGTCGTCGACAGACCGAGACCGGCTGCACCCGCAGCCGCGAGTCCACTTAGCACCGTGCGTCGTGTTTGTCCTGTTCCTGTTCGTCCGTCGCCAGTAGATCGATCGGCACCGTTCCCATCCGACTGAAACTGCGGCGAGTTCATCCCATCCGAACACCGCAGATCGCTTCGTTCCACCATTGATATTCACTTCTTTCTGAGTGATGACGGGGTCCAGTAACTATGGCTTCGGATAGCAAGCTTTTAAGTCCGAAACCCTATGGGGTAGTGGTAGATTACCCAACACTTGCAGCATCCACAACTGATTGTCGAGATAATAATCTCCGGTTTGAAGCGCACTCGTGCCGATATTCGACGTCTCTCTGAATTACTACTTCGTTTAACAATACTGTCAATAAGATATCTAATACCCCGTCTGACGCTCGTCCGACATCGATAGAATACCCCCCCTCGAGTGCCCGCTCGTTTCGCTCCCGGTTACTGATTCGGCATCCGATCGTTCTCGATCGTCGCCGCGATCAGTTCCGCGATGGCGCGTCGGAGCCGCTGGGAGACCGCCGAGTCCGAAATGCCGAGCCGTTCGGCCAGATCGTCCTGCGTGATTCCGCGGGGAATATCGAAGTAGCCGCCGTAGTAGGCCATCATGAGAATCTCGTGTTGCTGG
This portion of the Haloterrigena gelatinilytica genome encodes:
- a CDS encoding glycosyltransferase family 2 protein, whose amino-acid sequence is MYRGATVGVVMPAYDEEGFVGDVIREMPDYVDRIYAIDDRSTDGTWNEILEAARDDADANAGRDAADDAALVTDGGASVLTERASVQDAIGRVVPIRHRENRGAGGAIKTGYLAARADGVDATVTVDADGQMDLSQMPRLLDPLVENEADYAKGNRLLSREYRAAMPRFRFVGNAILSFLTKIASGYWKTMDPQNGYTAISGDALEAIDLEHLYEYYGYCNDLLVKLNVHGMRVADVAMPAVYGDEESSITYSEYIPKVSTMLLRNFLWRLKTKYLVLDFHPLAFFYLVGAGLAATGVLAAAVTLFATLATVGPSVQGSTTVFLLVAGIAFLLFAMVFDMAESEHLERQVR
- a CDS encoding flippase — translated: MNRSIASGVFSVVSVKVVVQLLTALSTPLLYRFLGPSEYGDYAFLLSVFAIYMIFVSSGVTDGVRKFLAEDRNDANWSEHVVGFYFRLAIGLAAVGAFLLILAARLGIVDRAFGDGFAIYFYALAALVVTAQFRDYARKTLMGFGLERYSEPLKILDTVAFVVIAVPLAYVGVGVMGVLAGHLVASLLVAVAGLAIVNRRVPLSCLSSTPTERFPRKQMLTFNTMSIVLVFLLMSLYHIDIVMLQRFRTSADVGNYKAALALAEFLWFVPLAVQTVFVHSTSELWSQNRRRKISKLASRATRYTFLLTAVMAVGLAALADVAVPIYFGDEAVPAIEPLLLLLPGALGFALARPILAVSQGKGNLRYPIAATGVAALLNVVLNAALIPRYGMHGAAVATSIGYGTMFVCHCWSARRVGFDPLADARLARAALTTVLAAGPIVALATVITNPWLALAVVPPVGFGIFVGFALLVGALDPSEPFEILSAFPDPIGSRAAAIQVSFEGEGDEDGETRSWLQSLLFVAGLSLFVSGLALGILGPGIQSLLP
- a CDS encoding right-handed parallel beta-helix repeat-containing protein, whose amino-acid sequence is MVERSDLRCSDGMNSPQFQSDGNGADRSTGDGRTGTGQTRRTVLSGLAAAGAAGLGLSTTAGASSAAAPYEEYHDEYENVVDVVEAGADNTGTESITPVLEDLRADDTLFVFPEGRYYMDEQFRYTGFENIGFVGDDATLVPADYHAFDGPQFRLFRLGVTYNPGSRLRFEGFKVDQTAPDTGIRAIEAYVSDRLEVRDITVRGQHDSGTWGPGLFNITDPDGTGLVERFRAPDGGAWVENTPNAGERWRGPIGIEANQNAGTLEFKHCWLGGFPNNGLYAAGSEGQIVVSGGLYRNSNGANIRVGGANSVIRWPTVEVDESRPEDRSQRGIRIEKGRDIEIYGALVDITSPMPTSHAISVMNTCEKARIKNTEVRIRGSNVNHGIVLSPDCGETTIADTSISHETAGGYPLWIRDSDRSERILAEHLTISGRSGDASGFRDGIRCERDNCRFSHISVTQEGRDGTDRNAIVNTGADLTVYKSELRASQYPYLDVGTDALVRDSDLESTGGEEAVCLYASAENPTLKKNRLAGGIRDLGASGVTTWENTIE